The genomic interval ATCAGGAAATGGCTGGCGATCCGGTCCTTGCGTTCGATGGCCACCGGGTTGCCGGCGGCGTCGAGGCGGACGCGCGTCTCGGGCATGTCAAAATCAATAGAACCCTGCGCGTGTCGCTTCTTACGGAGTCGCTCGGTGAGCCGGGCCGCGCGCTGGATGTCCGGCGCGAAGGGCTCGCCGGCGAGGCCGCCATCGATCACCGCCTGGGCTTCCTCGTAGGTGAAGCGCCGGCCGGAGTGAATGACGGTTTCATGGAAGGCGTAGTCCGTCACCTCATCGTTGGCATCGAGCGTGAACAGGCAGGAAAACGCCAGCCGGTCCTCGTTGGGTCGGAGTGAGCACAGGTCGCCGGAGAGGCGCTCGGGCAGCATCGGGATGGCGCGGTCGGCCAGGTAAACGCTCGTGGCCCGGAGGTACGCCTCGCGGTCGAGCGCGCTGCCGGGGGACACGTAGTAGCTCACGTCCGCGATGTGCACCCCGATATCGACCCCGCCATCTGCCCGTTCCTCGATGTGGATCGCGTCGTCGAAGTCGCGCGCGGTTTCGGGGTCGATGGTGAAGATGCGGCGGGCGCGGAGGTCGGTCCGCCGGCGGATTTCAGCCTCCGGGATGTCACTTGAAATGCCATCGGCCTCTTCGAGCGGGGCGACGGGGAAGCGTTCCGTGAGGCCATGCCGGCGCATGAGGGCGCGGGTGAGCGTATCCGGGTCGTCGGCGGCGCCGAAGAGTTCGACGATGTGGCCGTTGAACTGGCGGCGGAAGGCGTCGAAGTCGTCCAGCCCGACGAGCGCTTTCTTGAAATGCAGCGGCTGGTCCGCCGGCGCACTCGTCACGTTCACCTTGTGCGGGAAGGTCGGGTCGTCCGCCTCCAGGTAGACGAGTTTGCCCTTCTGGTAGAGCGTCCCGATCAAGTCCATCTTCGCCCGTTCGAGGATCTCGACGATGACGGCCTTACGCCGGCCGCCGCTCGTGCGGGCATCGCCGAAGCGGATGCGGACGCGGTCGCCATTCATGGCCGAGCCGGCGTCGTCGGGGCGGACGGCGAAGCCGTCTTCATACCCCTCCACCTCCACATAGCCGAACCCCTCGCGGTTGAGGCGGAGAAGCCCTTCGGCCAACTCGCGCCGACTGCTGCCATACTGGATCCGAGCGCCGACGGATTTTATCTCCTCCTGC from Rhodothermales bacterium carries:
- the rnr gene encoding ribonuclease R, with the translated sequence MATPRKQAGGKSPRSSSIKPGNIKPGNVKPGAIKADILKILRDNGARSFHPKEVAKLLGYSTYEAHKTFLTVVDEMKKQEEIKSVGARIQYGSSRRELAEGLLRLNREGFGYVEVEGYEDGFAVRPDDAGSAMNGDRVRIRFGDARTSGGRRKAVIVEILERAKMDLIGTLYQKGKLVYLEADDPTFPHKVNVTSAPADQPLHFKKALVGLDDFDAFRRQFNGHIVELFGAADDPDTLTRALMRRHGLTERFPVAPLEEADGISSDIPEAEIRRRTDLRARRIFTIDPETARDFDDAIHIEERADGGVDIGVHIADVSYYVSPGSALDREAYLRATSVYLADRAIPMLPERLSGDLCSLRPNEDRLAFSCLFTLDANDEVTDYAFHETVIHSGRRFTYEEAQAVIDGGLAGEPFAPDIQRAARLTERLRKKRHAQGSIDFDMPETRVRLDAAGNPVAIERKDRIASHFLIEELMLLANKMAAQELAKGRHKAEGGKGVYRVHDHPDAERLTNLATYVKAFGFMLPLKDGRVRPQDLNALMEAVRGKPAEPVIKYAALRSMAKAAYSTKNVGHYGLGFSHYAHFTSPIRRYPDLMAHRLLKGMAAGGPANEDLESRCEYCSERERKAEEAERDSIKQKQALYALKHLGDTFEGVVTNATRFGIFVEIPSLLLEGLIHVREMDDDYYEYDELRFALIGSHNGKSYHPGLAVRVRVEGANPNTGEIDFGFAQTQKTR